AAAAATCAGATCTTTTTCTGTCCACAGACTTAGGCCTGATGAGACGTTTAATTTCTGCACCACCTCCCTCCTCACTCTCCCCAGGTTGATGGACGTGGACAGATAGGCCacggtggcagggaggggggtggtggcaCACTTTCCCCTGGTAGCTTATGTCTGGAGGGACCGAGGTGTCCTCTGTGTCTTAATCACCTCAGGCCCGTTAAACAGTTTATTGTCATCTGTGCACCACCATTCACCGTATAAAAACGTGGAGTGTGGCAGTCAGTCCTAGGGCTAGAGATAAaaggaactggggcacctggctggcttgttCAGGAGAGCATCTGACTCTAAATGGTCtaagggttgtgggtttgagccccatgttgggtgtagagattacttaaaaataaaatctttttaaaaataaataaataaaggaaccgatgggggcacctgggtggctcagtcggttaagcgtccgacttcggctgaggtcacgatctcatagttagtgagttcaagccccgtgtcgggctctgtgctgacggctcggagcctggagcctgcttcggattctgtgtctccccctctctgtaccccttccctgcttgtgcactctctttctttgtctgtctctctctctgaaatataagtaaacattaaaaaaaaaaacaaagctgacaCCAGAATCCCTTCCTAAGGCTTGCTGCTCGGGGTTTGAAGCCTGCAGACGGCAGCTCTTGGTCCGTGTGCCTCTTGGCCACACGGCTGGTCTTCCTCGCGCCTGGGCAGGAGACCTCAGCgtccctgctcacacacagacCCTCGTGGCCGACGGGTTGACCTCTCTAGCCTTTTGCTGACATGATGGGCTCTCTAGTTAGATATTTCCAGTTTCCATTTGCCAGTTTGAGGCACTCTTCAGCATGGGGTCCTGAACCTGGAGCTCAGGTTGGACTTCACAGGTCTTAGAATGGATCCGTAGACCCCTCCCGTCGCGTGCTCGTGCGCCTTCAGAGGTTCCGTGTTGAGAGAACACGGAGGGCTCGGCGATGGCGAGCAGGTGGGGTGCTGTGTCCGCCTGATAGGGTAACTGGTAACTACGGTCTCCCTCGGGCCTTGGGTTGCCCCCGAGGTCGGAGTGCGGCTCTCTGCGCTGGCTGATGCAGGGTGATTCTTTGCCTGTGCCTCCTTCAGGACTGATGAAACCCATGATGCCCCAAGACTCCCTCGGTGGGACTGGCTGTCGCTCTGAGGACCAGAACTGCGTGCCCCCGCTGCAAGAAAGGAAAGTGGCCGCCCTCGATCCGGCCCCCGTGTGGAGCCCAGAGGGCTACATGGCGTTGCAGAGCAAAGGCTACTCGCTTCCGCAGCCGAAATCAAACGACGCTTTGGCCGTGGACATGCATGTCAGGTGAGCTGGAACTCCGCCCTCCTGGCCTGCGAGTGAAGGCAGGATGTCCAAATCCTGCTCGTGCGGGGCTCCGGGAGGGGGCGCTGTCCCCACAGGCAGTGTCTTCCGTGGACGGGGAGTACGAGGAGGTTTGCTGGAACGCCTTTGTGTGAGAGGCGCTCACCTGCCGGCGGGGCTGACGGCCGAGGAGAGGTCCTGGGTCAGAGGCAGATCTGCTGAACCTTGGGTCAGGGCGAGGGGTGGGGTCTGGCGGGGCCACGTGCCCGGGTCGTGGCTCCTTCCTGTCCAAGTGGAGCAAGCTGGCcctgctggcccagggccccagactCTCCGTGGACTCCCAGGCTCCAGCTTGTCGCTTGAACCAGAGGATCCCCAGCTGCTACGCCTCCAGGTGGCACGCTGAGTCCACCAGCAGCCCCCGCATTCTTCACTCTGGACTCCAGGGGCCGCCGACCAATCCATGGCCCAGCAGCTCTGAGACGTGTTTAAAGCTAGAGCAAATGTTGgtgcttgtgttttttttctttttcattttctttttaaaaaagattttttttttttctttttaaaactaagcTCTGTGTTCAGCATGGAAACCAGGAACCAAGCTCcaatcacattgactgatttttctggttccttttcaGGAATGAAAGCTCTTACTCTGCCCCCCACGGAAGGTCAGGGGGTGTAGGTGCCCAGCGCGATCTCcttgaggagagaggggaggagttCTTGAGTGCTTTTGACAAGAAGGCCCCAGCAGACTTTGACAGCTGTGTCTCTTCTCAAAGAATAGGCCAGGAGCTTTTGTTTCCACCCCAAGAAAATGTTCAGGAAGCGGGTGCTCCTGGGGGTCACAGCCCAGACCTCAGGTGTTCCCCACTGGAGCCCGACTTTGCCCCAGCGGAGAAAAAGCCAGAGTATAGCAGTTGGGACGTTAGCCACCCGCCAGAGTCCACGGACACGGCCAGCGGCATCGAGAAGGGGACACCCCGGGAGGAGCCACCCTTTAACGTCTCCTCCTGGGAGAAGGACGGGAGCCCCAACAAACAGCCGTCCCTGGAGCCCGAGTGGACCGCCGAGCCCCGGGGCCCCGGCAGCCAGCACCAGGAGCAGACCAGCAGGACGCGGAGGTCGGGACCCATCAAGAAGCCCGTCCTGAAAGCCCTCAAGGTGGAGGACAAGGAGAAGGAACTGGAGAAGATTaagcaggagctgggggaggagagcgCCCGCGTGGCCAAGGAGAAGGGGCCGGCTCGCAAGGCGGAGAAGGACGAGGATGAAGAGAACGACCCCGCGCTGGCcaactcctccccctcccccttggaGGACCAGGGCCCTGCCCGTGCTAGTGTGGGCCGCGAGGCCAGCAGGTGTGACGAGGACGAGAAGCCGGCCAGGGCCTGGGAGGGCAGACCCCCCCGGGAGTCCAATGACACGCCCGCGACAAAGAGGAACAATTGGATCTTTATCGATGAGGAGCAAGCTTTCGGGGGCCGAGGGCAGGCCCGGGGCCGCGGCCGTGGCTTCCGAGAGTTCACCTTCCGAGGGCGGCCGGCGGGCGGTGGCCCAGGCCTCTGCGGTGGGGGGGTGCTCGGGGCGCGGGGCGTCTACGGCAGCGGCCAGAGGAGTGGCCGCGGCCGGGGGCTGCGGGACTTTGGCCAGCCGGAGGACTTCCCCAGGGCCAAGCCGCGACGGCGCATCGCCAGCGAGACGCACAGCGAGGGCTCTGAGTACGAAGAGCTTCCCAAGCGGCGGCGGCAGCGAGGCTCGGAGAACGGGAGCGAGGGCTCGCTCCTGGAGCGGGAGGGCAGCACCCTGAGGAGGGGCGACTTCAGGGACTCCTGGCGCTCCACCAAGGCATGCTCCGAGGACCACGGCGGCCCGGAGGCCAAGAGCCGAGGCCCTCGCGCCTTCGGCCGGGCGCTCCCTCCCCGGCTGAGCAGCTGCGGCTACGGCCGGAGAACCTTTGTGTCCAAAGAGGCCGCCCACTGGCAGAGCAAGGGCCCGGGAGCCTCCTGGCAGGAGTACAGCTCCCCAGACACGTGCGGGTCCCGGCGACCCGCAGACAGAGACTGTGTCCCTGACGCCTACAGACATTCTGACTCGCTTGGCGCCAGGGCCTTCGAGGACGGCCGCCTGGAGGACAAGAGGCCCTTCTTCCCCGATGACCACGCGGCCGACTCGGAAGCCGCCGAGAACCGGCCCTTCCGGAGAAGGCGCCCCCCGCGTCAGGACAAGCCCCCTCGCTTCCGGCGCCTCCGGCAGGAGCGGGAGTCCCTGGGCCTGTGGGGGCCGGAGGAGGAGCCGCACCTCTTGGCGGGGCCGTGGCCGGGCCGGCCCAAGCTCTGCCCCGGGGACAAGAGCGGGTCCCCCGAGCTCTCGTACCAGAACTCGTCCGATCACGCCAACGAGGAGTGGGAGACGGCTTCCGAGAGCAGTGACTTCAGCGAGCGGCGGGAGCGGCGCGAGGGCCCGGGGGCTGAGCCCGACCCGCAGGCGGACGGCAGCCTGCCCGGGGCCGCCGCGGGTGAGAAGAAGGAGCTGGCCAAGAGGAGCTTCTCCAGCCAGAGGCCCCTGGCCGACAGGCAGAGCCGAAAGCTGGAGCCGGGGGGGTTTGGGGACAAGTCCATTAGGCCAGGTGGTGGTGACGCCTCTCCCCGTTATgacagccaacagaatgggacgCCTTTGAAAGCCAAAAGGTAAAACGCAGACCGAACCCCAGGCTCTTCTCTGTTGCTGTTCTGTTACCAAGCCTGTCGTTGTAAGCAGCACCCATGCATGCATGCCCTGCCGTGTGTCCGGCGCCCCGACTCCGTCCCTCTGTCGTCCTCCAGGAGGGCCGCTGCCCACCCGGGCCGTTGTGTGTGGGCGTCTCCATCACTCGCTCTCACACTGCTTGTCTGCCTCTCTCGTGGcatgttgttgtcgttgttgttgttgtggctTGAAAACCGAAACCCAGAGCCCCAGCCCGTTGGTCCTCGAGCGGTGGCTGCCCCGGCACCCGTCAGGAGAGCTCAGCCTCCATAAGTACCCTTTGCCGCCCCGCCGAGGGGGACGCTTCCTGTGCACGGTGCCGGTCCCCCAGATTCCTCTGCCCCTGGACTGCTCTCCCCCCCGCGTCCTGCTGGGCCATCTAGCCTCCTGGTCCTGTAGGGACAGCTCTTCCCAAGTGGCTCTGCCTCTTGGCCGTGAGGAGATGCGGCTCCGTTTCAGGGATTGACCACCTCCTGGTGGGAAGAGCCAGGCAGTGGCAAAAGCAGGTGAGCTGCCTGAGGCCCTGTGAGCGTCTCTCAGGGGATCTGGAGGCTTCCAGGTGGCTCAGGTTTGTGTGGCTCATTGCCTGCAGGCTGCCTGGAATCCGGGAGAGGGGAGAGCCCGTGCAGAGACTCACTCGCGCAGCCTGTTTTTCTGATCCATGCCTCCGCCTGAGGAAGGCCACTTCCCTACCTCCCAGTCTCCTGAGAATCCGGGGCCAGAAACCTGGGGGCCAGAAACCTGGATTGGAATCCACTCAGCCCCAAAGAAGGAGCCCTAGGGGAATGCTGAGCTTTCCAGGTGTTGGGCTGGCCTAGCTTTCCAGGCCCCAGCTGCTGACACGGGGCTTCGCTTCTGACTTCTGCTGAGAGCCTTGTCGTGCGGCCTGGCCCGGCTCCTTGACTCCCTGGTCAGTCTCCTGTGTCAGGAGCGGTAAGGGCTGTGGCCCTGCTCTGGGCGGTCCCCTTCGTTCTCTCCTGTCTGCAGCCCTGCTGAGTTGGGCACGCAGTGGGGAAGAACCGAGGCACTGAGCCCTGGAAGGGGTCAGAGAAGAGCAGTTGTCCCCGTGAGCCGGCAGAGCCACCGCAGCAGTGTGGCCGTAGGAGGGCTGCCGCCGGGGAGCAGCTTCGACTGCGCAGAGGGGGCGCGCTGTAGGTCGGGGCCCTGTGTCCACGTGCGTGCCGTGTGCACATGCTGATcgtccctttctctccttccccagcctctggccGCTTCCGAGCTAACACGGTTCCTCCTCCTTCCTAGGTCCCCAGATGAGGCCTTGCCCGCGGGTCTCGGTTGCAGCAGTGGGAGCAGCCACTACGTGCTGGAGCGGGTGGCCCACGGTGCCTCTGACATCCCCGAGGCCTCCTGTGAGACGGCGGAGGAGGCGGCCAAGCTGGTTGCTCAGAGGGCGGGCGAACAGGGAGAGACCATGAAACAGTTCGACCTGAGCTATGGAAGTGAGTCTGTCCCCTCACATCTTCAGGCCCCTCAAAACCGAGGGCCACGGTGGCTTTCGAGGGTCGCTGGGTTTGCCCATCTGTTCTCTGGACATCGTGGCCTCTGGGCAGGTGGCGGGCCAAGTTCCGGGGCGACGCTGGTGAGCCGAACGGATATGGTTCCTGCCCTCCTGCTGCTCACAGCCTTGCCACCCCTCGTAGCAGCCCCGGTGCCCCAGTTTTACAGAGGGGGACCCCGAGGCCTAGCGAGGTTGTGTGGTGTGTCCAGGGTCACGCGGCTGGCTGGTACCAGAGCAGAGACTTTGGTCACCAGCGTCTTTTCTTAAACTGTAGTGTTACTGGCGTCTGCGGTGTGAGACGACCATGTGccgaggagggggggggggggagaagggaccCTTTCAGGATTTCCATAGATTCCATGTACAGTCTGCTCCTTGGAGGCATCGGGCCTGGTGCCGCCCAACCTTCGGAGCTGAGCTGTCCTTAGATATGAGAAACCGGTAGGGTTGGGTTATTCTTTCTTCCGATGAATGGAGACACTGTCCCTTCTTGTGAAATCTGGGTTCAGATTCCATCGTTGAAAACTGCGGATCCAGCCCTGGGGAGGAGAGTGAGGTGGGCCCCATGGCGGGCGAAGGCTTCATTGAGGTCCTGACCAAGAAGCAGCGCCGTCTgctggaagaagagaggaggaagaaggagcagGCCGTGCAGGTagggggtgtggggtggagggcaggCCGGCACAGAGAAACCCAGAGCGAGGAGAGAGAGTTCTGAATCAGGCCCAAGCTAGACGAGGGGAAGGCGGGCACAGCAGCGTGCTTGTGCCCCCGACATCCACCAACCCTGTTGTCGTGTGGGAGTAGGTGATGTTAGCCCAGTGCTTGGAGAAGGTGACTCATCCCAGGTGACAGCAGGACGCAGACCTCCCTcaggccccccaggcccccctcctcccaccactcCAGCCTGTGTGGGATGAGATTCGTCACCCAGGGCGTCTCGAGGGCCGGGGACCCTGTATTGGAACTGCAGTCAGGCATGGACCCTGCACCCTTGGCCTCTGCAGCCTGCGTGCACCGGCCTGTCGCCCTTCCCGGGGATGGTGTGGTTGGCCTTGCCATTCACCCGTGGCCGAGGCCTTGAGATGCCAGCGTTCCTGCACCCCTGGGGCAGTTTCCCGTGGTGTGGTTCTGGCGGGGAGAACTCGTGCTTCACGCCTCACGTCTGGGCCGGACAGCGTCACCTCTTTTCTCCTTAGGTGCCTGTCAAGGGTCGAGGTCTTTCCTCCCGTATTCCTCCTCGGTTTGCTAAAAAGCAGAACAACTTGTGCCTGGAGCAGGGTGATGTGACCGTGCCTGGCAGCAGCCTGGGCACGGAGATCTGGGAGAGCAGCGGCCAGGGTAAGAGTTGGGTGCTTGGGCTCAGCTGCTTGGTCCACGGctgtccccagggcagggggTCTCTTCTCTGGGAGCGTCCTGCTTTGGGGCTGTGCATGCCTGTGGGGTTTGCctgtctcctgcctcctctccggAGCCACGGTGTCAGATACCGTCTCGGCACCACCGGCAGCCCCTGAACAGCTGGAAACTGCCCCGCCTGCTATTTGGGGCAAGAGCACACCATTCCTTGCGTCCACTGATCTGGACAAGGGAGGCCCCGTCCCTGCCCGGCTCCGGTCACGGGGGGGAGTTGGCTCGACTCCTTTGCCCCTGTCAGGCACCCAAGAAACTCAGCTTGTGGAGGAGCACCAGGTGACCGCCAGGGAGGAGGAGCGGGTCCGAAGCTTTCCTGTCTGTGCCACGTGCCGGCCCTGACGCCGGGCGCTCCTGGCCGCTCCTCCTCATGCTCTCCTGAGCCAGACAGGCTTGAGACCAAAGTGAGGAGACCTCACTTTctggaaaatttattttcctgaacttaaaaaaaaaaaaaaaaaaaattcaaacccaatgcccttttttttttggtaactcttcgttttaaaatacaaaaacaattttttttttttttagcgtttgtttttgagggagggCACGAgtcagaggggggcagagagggggacagaggaccagaagcaggctctgcgttgacagcgtgagccggacgtggggcttgaactcacgagctgtgagatcatgacctgcgccgaagtcggacgcccgaccgaccgagccacccaggtgttcctgagATACAAAACCATGTTAATCGAGCAGATTCTTCATTAATGCCTGCTTGAGGCAGAGCCCTGGAGAGTACACAGGTGAAGAAAAGCATGATGCTTCACAGGGGAGCCTAGAGAAATTATCCATTTCCGGTGTGTTAAACAAAGTAGCCGAGGACCCTGGAGTGCAGTGACGTGACCCCAGAGCCACATGACAGACACTCAAAATTCTGGGTCCTAGGTGTTGATTCTTTGAATCTTCCCTCCTGGCCTGTCACGTTCCGGGCTAAAACCTAGGTTCCAACACGTTACAAATAACACTGGACGACGTTCAACTCTGATTCAAAGTATGATCTTCTCTTCATAAAATATGGCTGTGAGTTGATTTGGTAGCACACGTGAGCAGGGTATCACACTCCGAATGTCCTCAGATAACCTCCCAGGTTGTCGCTCGGAGCAGGCTGGACGCCAGCCCCTGCCCTCGGGCCTTTACCGCCAGGACCCGCCTCACCGGCCGCTCAGCCCGGGGGCGCGCGCACGGCTTCAGAGGGTCCCTGGCTCTGAAAATAGCACGTCGGGTTTGCGTACATACGCAGGCTCTGCGGCTTTGGTGGGAGTCCTGGAGTGGTCCTCGAGCTAACAGAGGTTGAGTAGTACCAGCCTAGATCCTCGAGAGACTCTGTGAAGCTGCCAGGCTCGTAGAAATGAACAGTCGGCTTAAGATTAAGACCACGTCAGTACACGGAGTAGCGGTACAGCTTTCTCACGGACGTGAACGAGAAGTTGCTGGCGTGCCTTCCAGAGCAAGTAGCGGATGAAGTAAAGGGAAGCACGCTTCTTGGAGTGTGAGGATGTTGGGAAGTCGGGTGAAGCTACCAGAGCAGCTCCAGTGCCCTGCATGGGGcaggagagctgggaggggctGCGCCAGCCAGGCGGTTCCCCTGCGCGGCCCTGACTCTCTGTCTTGCACCCTCGGGCAGCCCTCCCCGTCCAGGCCCCGGCCAGCGACTCCTGGACTAAAGCCGCAACTGCCTTCAACAGCGCCGAGCCTGGCTCCGCCGAGGTGAGTGATCACTGAGCCGCCCGCGGGCAGCGCGCGAGCCCGCCGCCCCCACGGCCGGCTCGTCCTGGGCCTCGTGCACCCTTGCCCAGCCCAGCTCTTCCTCGCCGAGCCGATGAGCCCGGCCCAGAGCCTGATTACACCGGCCCTGGCTTGGCGCTGGTCTTTGTTCCTGACTTCTGGGGAGGGTGGGCGACCGGGCCCGTGGTGGCAGTCAGGCCCTGTCTGACCTGGCCACAAGGGAATGAGTTTGGCGGCCCCATCCCTGGCGCCCATTGCATATCGTGGTTTTTTTGATCGCGTCTTCAGTTGCTGGGTACCGTTGGCGGGTCAGGGCCCAAGTCAGGACGGGGCTAAAGAGGACAGGCTTACGGGGGTGTGTCTCAGCCACGCACTTGGTCCCACTTCCTGGGCGGTCCCGTGTTGGAGTTTGGGGGTCAGGGTTCTCACCCGTCTTGTGCCTTGCACAGCAGGGTTTTAAGAGCAGCCAGGGGGATAGCGGCGTTGACCTGAGCGCCGAGTCTCGGGAGTCGTCTGCAACATCCTCCCAGCGCAGCTCCCCGTATGGCACTCTGAAGCCGGAGGACATGAACGGGCCTGGCCTGGAGCCCAAGGCTGACGGCCACAAGGAGCAGGCCCAGAAGCAGCCCGAGCCAAAGGTCAGCTGGAAGTCCCTCCACGGAGGCCTGGGCCGGGGCAGGGGACTGCCGTCCCTGgtcttctcccctcttcctggtGCTCAGAAGCTGGGGACTGGGGTCCTTCCAGCCCGTGTTTCTCAGCATCTCTGGTTTTCTATCAAGGACTCGGATCAAGGCTCAGGACAGAGCAAGGAGCACAGACCGGGACCCATTGGCAATGAGCGCTCTCTGAAGAACAGGAAGGGCTCAGAGGGGGCCGAGCGGCTGCAGGGAGCCGTCGTCCCGCCCGTTAACGGGGTGGAGATTCACGTGGACTCTGTGCTGCCGGTGCCGCCCATTGAATTTGGAGTCAATCCAAAAGTGAGGCTTGGATGTGTTTctttcccaccccccagcccccctcacAAGTCCCCCGTGGTTTTGAActtggagagggaggggaggtgctGAGACGGGGCCGTCACCTAGAAAGAGCCGGGGGACAGAAGCTGAGCAGCTCTCTGGGGGAGTGTGTCAGCCTGCAGGATGAGGCAGGTGCCACTGAGCTGCCTTCTAGATTATTCTGACACCAGCCAGGTTCTCAGGCTGGGCAGACCAGTGATCTTCACTGTCTCTTTCGGGATTGGCCAGTGGGCACAGGCAGGGAGCACGGAGGGAGGGTCACGGGGTGGCGTCCTTTTTTGGGTGCTATCTGGTGGACGCTGCCCACTAGATTTCTTGAGTCTTGGAGACTGGATCGAATTAATGTGTGCCTCTTCTGAAAAGCGGGCAGATGATTTCAGTGagctcttccttctcttcagGACTCGGATTTCAGCTTGCCacctggctctgcctctgggcCCGCAGGGAATCCCGTCGTCAAACTTCAGGATGCCTTGGCCAGTAACGTGAGTGTGTGTTTCCCCCTGTTTCTTGTGCTGGCAGGCCCTGGAGAGAAAGGAGCAAGGCTTCTGGGGGGCTCTGAAGCCAGAGGAGGGGGCCAACACCAGCTTTGGGGTCAGGCCTGGGTGCGCGGCAAAATGCGTTCTCTAGCTGGTTACGTGTCCTCGGGCATGTTGTATAAATGTCCTGTGCCCCGGTTTTGTGATCTTACCATGGGAAAACAGAACTTCTCAGGTCCCGGTTATTTGACGTTCTGTGGTTACGTATGTTTGGTAGTGCTGGGATAAACCAACGTGTTTACTCAGAATCCCTCTGATACGCTGAGGGGCACTGGGCACACATGGGAGGGTCTGTTGGCCACATGTGTGAAGAAACGTTACCAGGGACCTCGTTCAGTTTCTGGTGGGGGGCGGAGACGGGACCTGGGGGTCTCCACGCCAGGCGTCGgcgcctctgtgctggcagcccgtCGTTGTGCCTGGCGCGGCCGCCCCTGCCCGAGTGCTCCGTGGGCTGTGGGTGTGCAGGTGGCTCTCCACAGACTTCTGTTGAGGGAATCGGGGAAGACCACCGACCGGAGCAGATCAGCTTGGGTGTCTGCTCCCGGCAGGTTCACCGTAGGGGTCTTGAGCGCCCGCGGGCAAAACCAAAGGTGCGTTTTGCTCTGCTGTCTTGTTGGCCCTGTGCCTGTCGTGTTCCATGGTCTCCTTTCCCCTTCCAGGCTGGGTTAACACAAAGTATTCCCATCCTCCGGCGTGATCATCACATCCAGAGGGCCATCGGCCTCTCCCAAATGTCCTTCCCCACCGCCGACCTCACCCTGAAGGTAACGCCAGGCCGGCGCTAGGCGAAGGCTGCGGGGCGCCTTAGCTTGCCGAGGGCTGGAGCACGcagccccgcccgcccgcccatCCTGGGGCCTCGATCTGTGCCGTCCCCCGCCTTCTTGGAAGTAATTCTTCCCTCCCCTTGCTTTCCAGATGGAGTCCGCACGCAAGGCTTGGGAAAATTCACCCAGTTTGCCAGAGCAGAGCTCCCCGGGAGGCGCAGGCTCGGGAATCCAGCCCCCGTCCTCTGTGGGCGCCTCCAACGGCGTCAGCTACAGCTCGTTTGGCGGAGTTTCCATGCCGCCCATGCCCGTGGCCTCCGTAGcaccctctgcttctcttccagGTATCTCCTCCCTCACCTGAACCAGCTCAGGGAGCCTCCCTTCGCTGTCGGGAGAAAAGTGGTGCCGGCCCTGAGCGCCTCCCCCTACCCTGACTTGAGTGTGCAAAAGTAGGGGCTTGTTGATGGGCCGGGTGGTCCTGGCCTCCCAGGTGCTACAGACCCCTGGCCCTCCCCTCTACCCTGCGTCCCTTCTGTGGTGTGGGAAGCAGACCAGGGGCAAGCAGAGACAGGGCTTGGAGTCAGAGCCGGGTCACATGCAGGGGCCGTGTCCTCTCCGCCTTCGAGTGGCTCAGCCCTCCGGGCCAcggccccttccttcctctgtgagATACACCTGGTTCTCTCTGGGCTGTTAGCTCGTGACACAGAGTCAACCTGCAAAGTGCTTCGTGTCGGCCAAGCCCTCGCAGGTGGCCCATCAGTGGTAGACCGCTGTGTTGGTGCCCccaagggagagggcaggggttTTGAGGGCCCAGCTGCCAGGGTCTCGACGCATTTCCAGTGGACCGTCCTGCTCTCCACCGTGGACTCCgtgcagggagacagaggagtagGGGCTGAGACCAGGGCTGCCTGAGCTGCAGTGGAGCCCCTCCCCAGGGTGTGGTTCAGTGGGCCCGGGGTCTGGTGAGCGAGGTCAGTTGTCCACCCCCCCGGGCCCGCGTTCCCCTGGGGGCGAGCAAGTGTGGGGCTGTGGGGCGCAGGGCCAGCAGCTGGGgaccgagcaggctctgcacacacTCCATCCCTCCCACTGATTCCCCAGGAAAGTGTGCGTGCGTGGACGTTCAGGAGGGGTGAGGCTTGACCCTGTCCTGTCTGCTCTCGGGTTCTGTTTGCAGGCAGCCACTTGCCACCTCTGTACCTGGACGGCCACGTGTTTGCAGGTCAGCCTCGGCTGGTTCCTCAGACGATACCTCAGCAGCAGAGTTACCAGCAGGTGATGACAGCCGGACAGGTGGCCCCGTGGGGGATGGGGATGCAGCACACGGTGGAATTAACTTCCCTTCTCGACTTGCGTACTGTCTTGTTTCTGTGTCCCCTCACGTGGACCGCCCAGCACCCAGCCCATCCTAGCAGGCAGGAAATGTTTGGTGAATGAACAcaggagaggcagggaagaggaATGGAGCTTGGCACTCTAGACTCCTAGATCCCCTCTGTCAGTTCTTCCTGTGTCCTAGCTGGGGAATTAGCTGAAATGGAATTCTCTTTGGTATCCTTTGGTATCAGGTGTCCTTCTgatgaagagaagaaaggccTAGACTCCCAGGCATGGATGCGTTAGAAAGAGGTAGTTTTAGAAATGTGCAGGTGTTTGTTTTCGTGCAGGATGGgcgtattttctattttctgtgctGCAAGGGGCAGAGTTCTGGAAGTCTCCCTCCTGAACCTGGTGTGGGGCCTTTGATGGTCTGGCACCCCATGGACCTGTGTGCCTGGATGGTGGGGCCCTTGGGCAGAAGTAGATTTGGGGACAGAGAACAGAGGACTTGGCCTGTCCTGATCTCTTTATGAAACATGTTCTTAAACATTACGTTGTTGAGATTTATGATGTATCGATGTTCACCTAACCGGATCATACTGAATGTAGCTTTCGTGTATGTTTCCCGTTGACAGGTGCATGCTGAAATGCACCTCTGTGGACAGCTGTAGCCAGAATTCGTTCTTGCTGTTGTATAGAACCCAACGTAGGAAATCATGGTTTGGGGTTGATACCCAGGTTTTGCCTTTTCCCCAAGAGCAAGGAAAGCACCGGAAGGCCATGCTCCAGTTTGCATTTGGGGCAGTGTTTGAGCTGCTGCGTGGAGCAGGGGGTGTGGCGGGGGGGCAGACACCCACCCTGGAGGGCACTGCGGTTACCTGCCCGGCTTCCCACCACAGGCTGCCGCTGCCCAGCAGATCCCGATTTCCCTTCACACGTCTCTGCAGGCTCAGGCCCAGCTTGGACTGAGGGGCGGGCTCCCCGTCTCCCAGTCTCAGGAGATCTTCAGCTCCTTACAGCCCTTCAGGTGAGGTGCAGCCAGAAGCTCAGGCCCCCGCGGCCCGTGGATGTGCCCCTCTGGACTGTTTCCGCTCCACAATTCTCTG
Above is a window of Panthera tigris isolate Pti1 chromosome D4, P.tigris_Pti1_mat1.1, whole genome shotgun sequence DNA encoding:
- the PRRC2B gene encoding protein PRRC2B isoform X9, with the protein product MGQDQASALRMCSPQSSENQGTVERGPFPLPQLRLEPRVPFRQFQMNDQDGKESRLGTTRPIRPLRQLVGRAPRPTIINAENLKGLDDLDADADDGWAGLHEEVDYSEKLKFSDDEEEEEVGKDGRPKWNSWDPRRQRQLSMSSADSADAKRPQEEGKDWGEAVGVARVVRKVPEPQPPSRKLHSWASGPDYQKSSLVSVFRQQSVEDKEDKPPPRQKFVQSEMSEAVERARKRREEEERRAREERLAACAAKLKQLDQKRKQAQKAGEAPKPAEKEVPRSPGTEKVPPQENGPAVRKGSPEFPAQGTPNTFSEEAPAAPPAVAQSGGSEEGAREAGSPAQEFGKYQKSLPPRFQRQQQQQQQEQLYKMQHWQPVYPPPSHPQRTFYPHHPQMLGFDPRWMMMPSYMDPRIPPTRAPVDFYPSALHPSGLMKPMMPQDSLGGTGCRSEDQNCVPPLQERKVAALDPAPVWSPEGYMALQSKGYSLPQPKSNDALAVDMHVRNESSYSAPHGRSGGVGAQRDLLEERGEEFLSAFDKKAPADFDSCVSSQRIGQELLFPPQENVQEAGAPGGHSPDLRCSPLEPDFAPAEKKPEYSSWDVSHPPESTDTASGIEKGTPREEPPFNVSSWEKDGSPNKQPSLEPEWTAEPRGPGSQHQEQTSRTRRSGPIKKPVLKALKVEDKEKELEKIKQELGEESARVAKEKGPARKAEKDEDEENDPALANSSPSPLEDQGPARASVGREASRCDEDEKPARAWEGRPPRESNDTPATKRNNWIFIDEEQAFGGRGQARGRGRGFREFTFRGRPAGGGPGLCGGGVLGARGVYGSGQRSGRGRGLRDFGQPEDFPRAKPRRRIASETHSEGSEYEELPKRRRQRGSENGSEGSLLEREGSTLRRGDFRDSWRSTKACSEDHGGPEAKSRGPRAFGRALPPRLSSCGYGRRTFVSKEAAHWQSKGPGASWQEYSSPDTCGSRRPADRDCVPDAYRHSDSLGARAFEDGRLEDKRPFFPDDHAADSEAAENRPFRRRRPPRQDKPPRFRRLRQERESLGLWGPEEEPHLLAGPWPGRPKLCPGDKSGSPELSYQNSSDHANEEWETASESSDFSERRERREGPGAEPDPQADGSLPGAAAGEKKELAKRSFSSQRPLADRQSRKLEPGGFGDKSIRPGGGDASPRYDSQQNGTPLKAKRSPDEALPAGLGCSSGSSHYVLERVAHGASDIPEASCETAEEAAKLVAQRAGEQGETMKQFDLSYGNSIVENCGSSPGEESEVGPMAGEGFIEVLTKKQRRLLEEERRKKEQAVQVPVKGRGLSSRIPPRFAKKQNNLCLEQGDVTVPGSSLGTEIWESSGQALPVQAPASDSWTKAATAFNSAEPGSAEQGFKSSQGDSGVDLSAESRESSATSSQRSSPYGTLKPEDMNGPGLEPKADGHKEQAQKQPEPKDSDQGSGQSKEHRPGPIGNERSLKNRKGSEGAERLQGAVVPPVNGVEIHVDSVLPVPPIEFGVNPKDSDFSLPPGSASGPAGNPVVKLQDALASNAGLTQSIPILRRDHHIQRAIGLSQMSFPTADLTLKMESARKAWENSPSLPEQSSPGGAGSGIQPPSSVGASNGVSYSSFGGVSMPPMPVASVAPSASLPGSHLPPLYLDGHVFAGQPRLVPQTIPQQQSYQQAAAAQQIPISLHTSLQAQAQLGLRGGLPVSQSQEIFSSLQPFRSQVYMHPSLSPPSTMILSGGTALKPPYSAFPGMQPLEMVKPQSGSPYQPMSGNQALVYEGQLGQAAGLGASQLLDSQLPQQLTMPLPGSQLPLPRYGSGQQPLILPQSIQLPQGQSLSVGAPRRILPPGSQPSVLNTSRESSQMEMKGFHFADSKQNVPSGGSVPSPQTYRPSSASPSGKPSGSAVNMGSVQGHYVQQAKQRVDEKPSLGAVKLQEAPSAASQMKRTGAIKPRAVKVEESKA